One Thermicanus aegyptius DSM 12793 DNA segment encodes these proteins:
- a CDS encoding quaternary amine ABC transporter ATP-binding protein — translation MEKIVVKGLTKIFGPRPEEALERLKRGEKKEKIYAETGMTVGVNQATFEVNEGEFFVIMGLSGSGKSTLIRLMNRLIEPTAGQILIDGENVVEMGKRELIELRRKKVGMVFQHFALFPHRSILKNVTYGLEVQGIPKHEREEKALAALETVGLKGYEGSKPDELSGGMKQRVGLARALANNPDILLMDEAFSALDPLIRKELQEEMIQLQERLHKTILFITHDLDEALKLGDRIAIMKDGEIVQIGSPEEILKNPSNEYVEKFVQDVDRSKVLLASHVMKKPDVVATWREGPRVAIHKMEEQGISSIFVVDKERKLKGLLTIDNALRAVQEDRWVDEYLIDEFPTTSPDTPLRDLIGVAVKTKYPIAVVKEERLVGIIVRVSILSGLALGMEEKVEAK, via the coding sequence GTGGAAAAAATCGTGGTTAAGGGGCTTACGAAGATCTTCGGGCCTAGGCCGGAGGAAGCCCTGGAACGCCTAAAAAGGGGAGAAAAGAAAGAGAAGATTTATGCGGAGACGGGGATGACGGTCGGGGTGAACCAGGCTACTTTCGAAGTAAACGAAGGAGAATTTTTCGTGATTATGGGGTTATCGGGAAGTGGAAAGTCAACCTTGATTCGTCTCATGAACCGTCTCATCGAGCCCACTGCCGGTCAGATTCTGATCGACGGAGAAAATGTGGTAGAGATGGGGAAGAGGGAGCTTATTGAATTACGAAGGAAAAAGGTGGGGATGGTCTTCCAGCATTTTGCCCTCTTTCCCCACCGATCGATTTTAAAAAACGTCACCTATGGTTTGGAAGTGCAAGGAATCCCGAAGCATGAGCGGGAGGAGAAAGCCTTAGCCGCTTTAGAAACGGTCGGATTAAAGGGATATGAAGGGAGCAAGCCGGATGAACTGAGCGGCGGAATGAAACAACGGGTGGGCCTCGCCAGGGCATTGGCGAATAATCCGGACATACTTCTGATGGATGAAGCCTTTAGCGCCCTTGATCCTCTCATTCGTAAAGAACTGCAGGAGGAGATGATTCAGCTTCAGGAACGGCTTCATAAGACGATTCTCTTTATTACCCACGATCTGGATGAGGCGTTAAAACTGGGGGATCGGATCGCCATCATGAAGGATGGGGAGATCGTCCAGATTGGCTCTCCGGAGGAGATTTTGAAGAATCCCTCCAACGAGTATGTGGAGAAATTCGTCCAAGATGTGGACCGTTCGAAAGTCTTATTAGCCTCCCATGTGATGAAGAAACCGGACGTGGTCGCCACCTGGAGGGAGGGACCTCGGGTGGCGATTCACAAGATGGAGGAGCAGGGGATCTCCAGTATTTTCGTGGTAGATAAGGAAAGGAAGTTAAAGGGATTGTTAACCATCGATAACGCCTTGCGAGCCGTTCAAGAAGACCGGTGGGTGGATGAGTACCTGATCGATGAATTCCCGACCACTTCGCCGGATACACCCCTTCGGGACCTGATCGGTGTGGCGGTCAAGACAAAGTACCCGATCGCGGTGGTGAAGGAGGAGCGGCTGGTGGGCATCATCGTCCGTGTCTCCATTCTTTCAGGGCTTGCACTTGGCATGGAAGAGAAGGTGGAAGCGAAATGA
- a CDS encoding glycine betaine ABC transporter substrate-binding protein translates to MKKSWNKAVLLGLGLFLFLAGIVTGCGSNGGNVQTGASGGSSGTKPTITFGVTPWTSTIPPTQVAKAILEQMGYTVKLQDADAGVVYAGLSKGDIDVFMDAWLPDMHKNYMEKYQGSIEDVAVSYPDGELGWVIPAYVEGIESIEDLKGKEELFGKKIYGIEEGAGMTITSREMIQAYGLDLEYQASSEPGMLTQAKRMISAKKPILFLGWRPHSMFVRWDLKVLKDPKDFFKTSEVHVLVHKGFDQKAPEAYQFLKRWSIPVEDVEKMILNIEDGAKPEDVAKEWIKNNQDKVNQMMGK, encoded by the coding sequence ATGAAGAAAAGTTGGAACAAAGCGGTGTTACTCGGATTAGGGCTTTTTCTCTTTTTGGCCGGCATCGTAACCGGGTGCGGTTCAAACGGTGGGAATGTTCAAACGGGAGCAAGCGGCGGCTCCTCCGGAACGAAGCCGACCATCACCTTTGGCGTAACGCCATGGACCAGTACCATTCCACCCACGCAGGTAGCAAAGGCGATTTTGGAACAGATGGGCTACACGGTGAAATTGCAGGATGCCGATGCCGGGGTGGTTTATGCCGGATTGTCCAAAGGGGATATTGATGTATTCATGGATGCCTGGCTCCCCGATATGCATAAGAATTATATGGAGAAATATCAGGGTTCCATCGAAGATGTGGCCGTCAGTTATCCCGATGGGGAGTTGGGCTGGGTGATTCCCGCTTATGTGGAAGGAATCGAGTCGATTGAAGATCTAAAAGGAAAAGAGGAGTTATTCGGGAAGAAAATCTATGGGATTGAAGAGGGGGCGGGGATGACCATCACCTCCCGGGAGATGATTCAGGCGTATGGGTTGGATCTGGAGTACCAGGCTTCCAGTGAGCCGGGCATGTTAACCCAGGCGAAGCGGATGATTTCCGCGAAGAAACCGATTCTATTCCTAGGGTGGAGGCCCCATTCCATGTTCGTCCGGTGGGATCTGAAGGTGCTCAAGGACCCGAAGGACTTCTTTAAAACCTCCGAGGTCCATGTGCTGGTCCATAAGGGATTTGATCAAAAGGCTCCTGAGGCGTATCAGTTCCTGAAAAGATGGAGCATTCCCGTCGAGGATGTGGAAAAGATGATCCTCAACATTGAGGATGGAGCTAAGCCGGAAGACGTCGCGAAGGAGTGGATCAAGAATAATCAGGATAAGGTAAACCAGATGATGGGAAAATAA
- a CDS encoding nucleotidyltransferase family protein, with amino-acid sequence MQVLLLAGGLGTRLQPLTDDLPKPMALLGNRPWLESLVTHLKASGVQSIVMTVKHFPEIIEQHFGNGERFGVRIVYAKEERLLGTAGAIKNAEPFLEERFIVINADVVHLLDVGAMMERHLDHGGAVTIALTEVDDPSAYGVVSLKENGAIERFVEKPRRDQAPSHFVNAGAYVLEHKVLSYIPIGREVSIEREIFPNLIAQGEGVFGHRIEGYWLDMGTPERYKIAHWDLLDGKFVIPELPPERNAGIRLGHKVRLGKGVRLSPPVMIGDGTVIGDNAVIGPYAVVGANVVVGEGTTLERTIVWNGARVSAHCQIKNSILGDATVMGEGLVISGGVIKRARKKFSKPSLDLPSTDASIAQKAVVQP; translated from the coding sequence ATGCAGGTCTTGTTGTTGGCCGGTGGTTTGGGAACGAGACTCCAACCGCTTACGGACGATCTGCCGAAACCCATGGCACTCCTTGGCAATCGCCCTTGGTTGGAATCTCTCGTCACCCACCTCAAAGCTTCCGGAGTGCAAAGCATCGTAATGACGGTGAAGCATTTCCCGGAGATCATCGAACAACATTTTGGCAACGGCGAACGTTTTGGCGTGAGAATCGTCTACGCCAAAGAAGAGAGGCTTCTAGGTACTGCAGGCGCCATCAAAAATGCTGAACCCTTTTTGGAAGAACGTTTTATCGTGATCAACGCAGATGTGGTCCATCTCTTAGATGTCGGCGCGATGATGGAGCGACATCTTGATCACGGCGGCGCGGTTACCATTGCCCTAACCGAAGTCGATGATCCCAGTGCTTACGGCGTCGTATCCCTGAAGGAAAATGGAGCCATAGAACGCTTCGTGGAAAAACCGCGACGTGATCAGGCGCCTTCCCATTTTGTAAATGCCGGCGCCTATGTATTAGAACATAAAGTTTTATCCTACATCCCAATAGGCCGGGAAGTCTCCATCGAACGCGAGATTTTTCCCAACCTGATCGCTCAAGGCGAAGGCGTCTTTGGACACCGCATCGAAGGCTACTGGCTGGATATGGGCACGCCCGAACGGTATAAGATTGCCCATTGGGATCTTTTAGATGGGAAGTTTGTCATCCCAGAGCTTCCTCCCGAACGAAATGCCGGCATTCGCTTAGGGCATAAGGTCCGCCTCGGCAAAGGGGTGCGTCTTAGCCCCCCGGTGATGATCGGCGACGGAACGGTGATCGGCGACAACGCTGTGATCGGCCCTTATGCCGTTGTCGGTGCGAACGTCGTGGTAGGGGAAGGAACGACTCTAGAGCGGACGATCGTCTGGAATGGCGCGCGTGTGTCTGCCCACTGCCAAATTAAAAATAGCATCCTAGGGGATGCGACGGTGATGGGCGAGGGTCTTGTGATCTCCGGAGGAGTGATCAAACGCGCTCGCAAAAAGTTCTCGAAGCCCTCCTTGGACCTTCCATCTACCGACGC
- a CDS encoding ABC transporter permease: MNFFELPLADWTNAFVEDWLIPVLGGYFNAIGSFISLLLEGFQSFLMGIPQVIMALLLIVLAWRTAGKGVAVFTLVGLLYLGSVDLWEEGMQTLAIVLVATLFSLVIGIPVGIWSAKSDWVERVVRPILDFMQTLPSFVYLIPMILLFGIGGVSAVMATFVFATPPAVRLTNLGIRQVPSDVVEAAQAFGSTPWQILTKVQLPLALPTMMAGVNQTIMMALSMAVISAMIGASGLGSVVLSGISRVDAGLGLTGGLGIVVLAIILDRVTEGLGRKNQSS, from the coding sequence ATGAATTTTTTTGAACTGCCATTGGCCGATTGGACCAATGCATTTGTAGAGGATTGGCTCATCCCTGTTCTGGGTGGCTATTTTAATGCGATCGGGAGTTTCATCTCTTTACTCCTGGAGGGTTTCCAGTCCTTTTTAATGGGAATCCCGCAAGTGATCATGGCCCTGCTCCTGATCGTTCTGGCATGGCGGACGGCGGGGAAAGGAGTGGCGGTATTTACTTTGGTGGGTCTGCTTTATCTCGGGTCGGTCGATCTCTGGGAAGAAGGAATGCAGACCCTCGCCATCGTCCTGGTTGCCACCCTCTTTTCACTAGTCATTGGGATTCCTGTGGGGATTTGGAGTGCGAAATCGGATTGGGTGGAACGGGTGGTTCGTCCGATCCTGGACTTTATGCAGACACTTCCTAGTTTTGTCTATTTGATTCCGATGATCCTCTTGTTTGGAATTGGCGGTGTTTCTGCGGTGATGGCCACCTTCGTTTTCGCCACGCCTCCCGCGGTTCGACTGACCAACCTTGGCATCCGCCAGGTACCCTCCGATGTGGTGGAGGCTGCTCAAGCTTTTGGTTCAACCCCTTGGCAAATCCTCACCAAGGTGCAACTCCCCCTTGCCCTCCCCACCATGATGGCCGGGGTGAACCAGACGATCATGATGGCTCTATCCATGGCCGTCATTTCTGCGATGATCGGGGCGTCGGGTCTAGGCTCGGTGGTTCTCTCAGGGATCTCCCGGGTGGATGCGGGACTGGGCCTCACCGGCGGGTTGGGGATCGTGGTGCTTGCCATTATTTTAGACAGAGTGACGGAAGGGTTGGGGAGAAAGAATCAATCATCATAA
- a CDS encoding zinc ribbon domain-containing protein has protein sequence MKCEVCGHDNAENAVFCAQCGTLLRDAGSDGVREEVGKGSGEVPKGNQWTDEAKRISRNFFEFCMGNLRSPSQFVKEVDRNQLLNGIIVMILLSLIPPLFMYLSMVNTPFRSFVRISFFNVVIQPSVFLFLFFLLITGLLFVAVKMKALADFQTVMARFGASLVLPAAFSLAGLVLGILSAQLTMFFMGFAYIGILLSIYITLQSFQRNMVSRPIDDLYYFFAIILVLIIIASMFAQSMVKHIIGQIMVPSLF, from the coding sequence ATGAAGTGCGAGGTATGTGGTCATGATAATGCGGAGAATGCCGTATTCTGCGCTCAATGCGGCACATTGTTGAGAGATGCGGGAAGTGATGGGGTTCGCGAAGAGGTTGGTAAAGGAAGTGGCGAAGTACCAAAGGGCAACCAATGGACGGATGAAGCGAAGCGTATCTCGAGGAATTTTTTCGAGTTCTGTATGGGTAATTTAAGAAGCCCTTCCCAATTTGTGAAAGAAGTGGATCGGAACCAGCTTCTCAACGGTATTATTGTCATGATTCTCTTATCCCTCATCCCGCCGCTTTTTATGTACCTGTCAATGGTAAATACGCCATTTCGATCATTTGTTCGCATTTCCTTTTTTAATGTGGTGATTCAACCGTCCGTCTTTCTATTCCTCTTCTTCTTACTGATCACCGGGCTATTGTTCGTCGCTGTCAAGATGAAAGCGTTGGCCGATTTCCAAACGGTTATGGCCCGCTTCGGTGCCTCTCTAGTCTTGCCGGCCGCTTTTTCTCTTGCTGGTCTTGTTCTTGGCATTCTTTCAGCGCAGTTAACCATGTTCTTCATGGGATTCGCCTATATCGGTATACTTCTATCGATCTACATCACGTTGCAATCCTTTCAGCGGAATATGGTAAGCCGTCCCATCGATGACCTCTACTACTTTTTTGCCATTATCCTTGTTCTCATCATCATCGCAAGTATGTTCGCACAATCGATGGTCAAACATATTATTGGCCAGATCATGGTCCCATCTTTGTTCTAA